In Callospermophilus lateralis isolate mCalLat2 chromosome 18, mCalLat2.hap1, whole genome shotgun sequence, one DNA window encodes the following:
- the Rps5 gene encoding small ribosomal subunit protein uS7 has translation MTEWETAAPAVAETPDIKLFGKWSTDDVQINDISLQDYIAVKEKYAKYLPHSAGRYAAKRFRKAQCPIVERLTNSMMMHGRNNGKKLMTVRIVKHAFEIIHLLTGENPLQVLVNAIINSGPREDSTRIGRAGTVRRQAVDVSPLRRVNQAIWLLCTGAREAAFRNIKTIAECLADELINAAKGSSNSYAIKKKDELERVAKSNR, from the exons ATGACGGAGTGGGAGACAGCCGCACCTGCAGTTGCAGAGACCCCGGACATCAAGCTCTTCGGGAAGTGGAGCACTGATGATGTGCAGATCAATGACATTTCCCTGCAG GATTACATTGCGGTGAAGGAGAAGTATGCCAAGTACCTGCCCCACAGTGCAGGACGCTATGCTGCCAAGCGCTTCCGCAAAGCGCAGTGCCCCATCGTGGAGCGCCTCACTAACTCCATGATGATGCATGGCCGCAACAACGGCAAGAAGCTCATGACTGTGCGCATTGTCAAGCATGCCTTTGAGATCATCCACCTGCTCACTGGTGAG AACCCTCTGCAGGTCCTGGTGAATGCCATCATCAACAGTGGCCCCCGGGAGGATTCAACACGCATTGGGCGAGCTGGCACAGTGAGAAGGCAGGCTGTGGACGTGTCCCCACTGCGCCGTGTGAATCAG GCCATCTGGCTGCTGTGCACAGGGGCCCGTGAGGCGGCCTTCCGGAACATCAAGACGATTGCTGAGTGCCTGGCAGATGAGCTCATTAATGCTGCCAAG GGCTCTTCTAACTCCTACGCCATCAAAAAGAAAGACGAGCTGGAGCGTGTGGCCAAATCCAACCGCTGA
- the Rnf225 gene encoding RING finger protein 225 has protein sequence MPCPRPPWLRRLRTQGGGPSSPGRDEEEDAQEDEGDGIPSSGPILPPASPMECLICVSPFDGVFKLPKRLDCGHVFCLECLARLSLATAGGGDAVACPVCRAPTRLAPRGGLPALPTQPGLLPRDARAPSPRQGSVRFDRRRGLLYLRPPPPPPGPRKSRATRAPPPPPPLRLGRPLSRRLTLSSPAWVFNAAVALAVLVAAGLVVSGVYIFFLIPHAASAGPVRPQLVALAPEPGFSWFPPRPTLGPPWTPRPTSPDLDNTLPGPAVGALEHESVPKDPAHPEGTLDDPSDRTWQAGEGPGWTPRLRGMRRVWGPR, from the coding sequence ATGCCCTGCCCGCGGCCTCCCTGGCTCCGCCGCCTGCGGACTCAGGGTGGGGGCCCCAGCTCCCCAGGTAGAGATGAGGAAGAGGACGCACAGGAGGACGAGGGCGATGGGATCCCCAGCTCGGGCCCCATCCTGCCCCCCGCGTCTCCCATGGAGTGCCTGATCTGTGTGTCGCCCTTCGACGGCGTGTTCAAGCTGCCCAAGCGCCTAGACTGCGGCCACGTCTTCTGCCTCGAGTGCCTGGCGCGCCTGTCGCTGGCCACGGCGGGCGGCGGCGACGCGGTGGCCTGTCCGGTGTGCCGCGCGCCCACACGCCTGGCGCCACGCGGAGGGCTGCCCGCCTTGCCCACGCAGCCTGGCTTGCTGCCCCGCGACGCGCGCGCGCCATCACCGCGCCAGGGCTCCGTGCGCTTCGACCGCCGCCGCGGGCTGCTCTACCtgcggccgccgccgccgccgcccgggCCGCGCAAGAGCCGCGCCACGCGCGctcccccgccgccgccgcctctgCGCCTCGGCCGCCCGCTGTCGCGCCGCCTGACGCTGAGCAGCCCGGCCTGGGTCTTCAACGCGGCCGTTGCGCTGGCCGTGCTGGTGGCCGCGGGCCTCGTGGTCTCGGGCGTCTACATCTTCTTCCTCATCCCGCACGCTGCCTCCGCCGGCCCCGTGCGGCCGCAGCTGGTGGCTCTGGCCCCTGAGCCCGGCTTCTCCTGGTTTCCGCCGCGACCTACGCTGGGGCCACCCTGGACGCCGCGACCCACCAGCCCTGACCTGGACAACACCCTGCCAGGGCCTGCGGTGGGTGCGCTGGAGCACGAGAGCGTCCCTAAGGACCCAGCCCATCCAGAGGGCACGCTGGACGACCCATCAGACCGCACGTGGCAAGCAGGGGAGGGCCCCGGCTGGACCCCACGACTACGGGGCATGAGGAGGGTGTGGGGACCTCGATGA